One region of Planctomycetota bacterium genomic DNA includes:
- a CDS encoding DMT family protein has protein sequence MQTVILLTISNVFMTFAWYGHLKYKTSPLWIAICVSWLIAFVEYCFMVPANRFGHGQFTAAQLKTIQEVITLAAFCVFSILYLKEEFRWNYLVGFLMIIAAVFVIFRKW, from the coding sequence ATGCAAACAGTTATTCTCCTGACTATCTCCAACGTCTTTATGACCTTTGCCTGGTACGGGCATCTTAAGTATAAGACCTCTCCGCTCTGGATAGCCATTTGCGTAAGCTGGCTGATTGCCTTTGTGGAGTATTGTTTCATGGTGCCGGCCAACCGCTTTGGGCACGGACAATTCACCGCCGCCCAGTTAAAGACCATCCAGGAGGTGATTACCCTGGCGGCCTTCTGCGTATTCTCTATCCTCTATCTCAAAGAGGAATTCAGATGGAACTACCTGGTCGGGTTCCTGATGATTATTGCCGCGGTCTTTGTCATATTTCGGAAGTGGTAG
- a CDS encoding hydrogenase iron-sulfur subunit yields MPSNFEPKIIAFLCNWCSYAGADLAGTSRLKYAPNIRVIKVPCTGRLDPLFLMKAFEVGADGILVSGCHPNDCHYRSGNFLARRRWMVFKDMLEYAGIEPGRIHFSWVSAAEGARFVEVVNKVTDAVKALGPFGKLGK; encoded by the coding sequence ATGCCAAGTAATTTTGAACCCAAGATAATCGCCTTTCTGTGCAACTGGTGCAGTTATGCCGGCGCGGACCTGGCCGGCACCAGCCGCCTGAAGTATGCGCCCAATATCCGGGTTATCAAGGTGCCCTGTACAGGACGGCTGGACCCGCTCTTCCTGATGAAGGCGTTTGAGGTCGGCGCGGACGGCATCCTGGTCTCAGGCTGCCACCCGAATGACTGCCATTACCGGAGCGGTAATTTCCTGGCCCGGAGGCGCTGGATGGTATTCAAGGATATGCTGGAATATGCCGGAATCGAACCAGGCCGAATCCATTTCTCCTGGGTCTCGGCCGCCGAAGGTGCCAGATTCGTTGAGGTGGTTAATAAAGTGACCGATGCCGTAAAGGCATTGGGGCCGTTCGGCAAACTGGGCAAATAA
- a CDS encoding FAD/NAD(P)-binding protein, whose product MTNIYTPYLMTVAEIIEETYDTKTMKLLFQDEAVAKAFAFKAGQFGLYSAFGEGESTFCIASAPTKQGYIECCFRKSGRVTKALFNSEVGDTIGFRGPYGNSFPLDKFQGKDIVFIAGGIGLAPIRSVIWNCLDLRQQFGKITIVYGARTVADLVYKRELPEWAKYPDTTVVQAVDPGGETKDWTGKVGLVPVILEQANPNSSNGVALICGPPIMIKFTLPVLDKLGFGPENIYTTLENRMKCGLGKCGRCNVGSVYVCKEGPVFSAAQMKELPAEY is encoded by the coding sequence ATGACTAATATCTATACCCCCTATTTAATGACCGTGGCCGAGATAATCGAAGAAACCTACGACACCAAGACCATGAAACTCCTCTTCCAGGACGAGGCAGTGGCCAAGGCGTTTGCCTTCAAGGCCGGGCAATTCGGCCTGTATTCGGCATTCGGCGAGGGTGAATCCACCTTCTGTATTGCCTCAGCCCCGACCAAACAGGGTTATATTGAATGTTGTTTCCGCAAGTCCGGCCGGGTGACCAAGGCGCTGTTTAATTCAGAGGTCGGCGACACCATCGGATTCCGCGGCCCCTACGGCAACTCCTTCCCGCTGGATAAATTCCAGGGCAAGGACATCGTCTTTATCGCCGGCGGCATCGGCCTGGCGCCTATCCGTTCGGTCATCTGGAACTGCCTGGACCTGCGGCAACAATTCGGCAAGATTACCATTGTCTACGGCGCCCGGACCGTGGCTGATTTGGTTTATAAACGCGAACTGCCTGAATGGGCTAAATATCCGGATACCACAGTGGTTCAGGCCGTTGACCCGGGCGGTGAAACAAAAGACTGGACCGGCAAGGTCGGCTTAGTGCCGGTGATATTGGAACAGGCCAATCCGAATAGCTCCAATGGCGTAGCACTAATCTGCGGGCCGCCTATCATGATAAAGTTTACACTGCCGGTCCTGGATAAACTGGGTTTTGGGCCGGAGAATATTTATACTACTTTGGAAAACCGGATGAAGTGCGGGCTGGGCAAATGCGGCCGGTGCAATGTGGGCTCGGTCTATGTCTGTAAGGAAGGCCCGGTCTTCAGCGCCGCGCAGATGAAAGAGCTACCCGCCGAATACTAA
- a CDS encoding CoB--CoM heterodisulfide reductase iron-sulfur subunit A family protein: MSRIGVFVCHCGENIARTVDVEKVRDASMLVKGVVDAQDYKYMCSSVGQNMIKDAIKSKKLTGVVVACCSPKMHEPTFRNASAEAGLNPYLCEIANIREQCSWVHEDKAIATPKAIELTGLMIEKVKQNSPLGDIKVPITKKALVIGGGVAGIQAALDIAEGGHQVILVEQTPSIGGKMAGLSETFPTLDCSQCILTPKMVDCARHKNIKLYTYSEIESIKGYLGNFEVTIRKKARFVKESVCTGCGLCYQKCPQKKIPSEFDQGTGFRTAIYVPFPQAVPNIPVIDKNTCLKLLKDRCGLCEKVCPPGAIDYTQQDEIITEKIGSIVVAVGYEMLPNNFYGEYGHGKYKDVINGLQFERIISASGPTKGEIKRPSDGKVPESVVFIQCVGSRDPAKGISFCSKICCMYTAKQTMLYKHKVHHGKAYVFYIDIRAGGKGYEEFVMRAIEEDGAVYLRGRVSRIYRKKDKLIVRGMDTLSGNKVEIETDLVVLASAMMPNKNIETLYQKLGASYDKYHWLTEAHPKLRPVETTNAGIFLAGACQAPKDIPDAVSQASGAASKVLALFSKDTLNKEGTVARINETLCTGCQMCINACPYKAMELKDIKNKQGQLIRQVAKVNEGLCQGCGVCVATCPSKCPDLAGITEEQVYAEILSLS, encoded by the coding sequence ATGTCAAGAATCGGCGTATTTGTTTGTCACTGCGGCGAGAACATTGCCCGGACCGTAGATGTAGAAAAGGTTCGCGATGCGTCTATGCTGGTAAAAGGCGTGGTTGATGCACAGGACTACAAGTACATGTGCTCCTCGGTCGGGCAAAATATGATAAAGGACGCCATCAAGTCAAAGAAACTGACCGGCGTGGTAGTGGCCTGTTGCTCGCCCAAGATGCACGAACCGACCTTCCGGAACGCCTCGGCCGAGGCCGGACTGAATCCCTATCTCTGTGAGATTGCCAATATCCGGGAACAATGCTCCTGGGTGCATGAGGACAAGGCCATAGCCACCCCCAAGGCCATAGAACTGACCGGATTAATGATTGAAAAGGTCAAGCAAAATTCACCGCTGGGCGATATCAAGGTGCCTATTACCAAAAAAGCCCTGGTCATCGGCGGCGGCGTGGCCGGAATCCAGGCCGCACTGGATATTGCCGAAGGCGGGCATCAGGTTATTTTAGTGGAACAAACCCCCTCTATCGGCGGCAAGATGGCCGGATTATCAGAGACCTTCCCGACCCTGGATTGCTCACAGTGCATCCTGACGCCCAAAATGGTTGATTGCGCCCGGCATAAGAATATCAAGTTATATACCTATAGCGAAATAGAATCCATCAAAGGTTATCTGGGCAACTTTGAGGTGACCATTCGCAAGAAGGCCCGGTTCGTCAAAGAGAGCGTCTGCACCGGCTGCGGCCTGTGCTACCAGAAATGCCCGCAGAAGAAGATTCCTTCAGAGTTTGACCAGGGCACCGGATTCCGGACCGCCATTTACGTGCCCTTCCCTCAGGCCGTGCCCAACATCCCGGTCATAGATAAGAACACCTGCCTGAAACTATTAAAGGACCGCTGCGGGCTGTGCGAAAAGGTCTGCCCGCCCGGGGCTATTGATTACACCCAGCAGGATGAAATCATCACCGAGAAGATTGGCTCTATCGTCGTGGCCGTCGGCTATGAAATGCTGCCTAATAATTTCTATGGCGAATACGGCCATGGCAAATACAAGGACGTAATTAATGGCTTGCAATTCGAGCGGATTATCAGCGCCTCAGGCCCAACCAAAGGCGAAATCAAACGGCCCTCGGACGGCAAGGTGCCGGAGAGCGTGGTCTTTATCCAGTGCGTCGGCTCGCGCGACCCGGCCAAAGGCATCTCATTCTGCTCCAAGATTTGCTGCATGTATACGGCCAAGCAGACCATGCTCTACAAACACAAGGTCCACCACGGCAAGGCCTATGTATTTTATATCGATATCCGGGCCGGCGGCAAGGGCTACGAGGAATTTGTCATGCGGGCCATTGAGGAAGACGGAGCGGTTTACTTACGCGGCCGGGTCAGCCGCATCTACCGCAAGAAAGACAAGCTCATTGTCCGCGGAATGGACACCCTGAGCGGGAACAAAGTGGAAATAGAAACCGATTTGGTGGTTCTGGCCTCGGCCATGATGCCCAATAAGAACATAGAAACGCTTTATCAGAAATTAGGCGCCTCATACGACAAATATCACTGGTTGACCGAGGCGCATCCGAAACTGCGGCCGGTCGAGACGACCAATGCCGGTATTTTCCTGGCCGGGGCCTGCCAGGCGCCCAAGGATATACCGGACGCGGTTTCACAGGCGTCCGGCGCGGCCAGCAAGGTCCTGGCATTATTCTCCAAAGACACCCTCAACAAGGAAGGCACGGTGGCCCGGATTAATGAGACGCTCTGCACCGGCTGCCAGATGTGCATCAACGCCTGTCCGTATAAGGCCATGGAACTAAAGGATATCAAGAATAAACAGGGGCAGTTAATCCGGCAGGTCGCCAAGGTAAATGAAGGACTCTGCCAGGGTTGCGGAGTCTGCGTCGCCACCTGCCCTTCCAAGTGTCCGGATTTAGCTGGCATAACCGAAGAACAGGTTTACGCTGAAATATTATCGCTATCATGA
- a CDS encoding WYL domain-containing protein codes for MTNTLIAFDFETTGLYPIKDKIVEIGAVRFNPEDNREIDTFKTFVNPGMPIPQVVINIHGITDEMVKNAPHEKDALLSFLDYIGDAPLMAHNVAFDVGFFMAAVSMYKIKPPVNMLLDSCELSRICFKNVENHKLSTLGKCLNIEQNGYHRALADAMVVMKLYKMCLTRLDNKMTVQDIANRTTSGLKFSDYIFDKIELPDDKIGLKQAIDKGRSVEIKYRNNKGDETQREITPFNIYSFSGKTYVSAYCHNCSEDRQFRLDRIFEVSIK; via the coding sequence ATGACAAATACTTTAATTGCGTTCGACTTCGAGACCACGGGCCTGTATCCGATAAAGGACAAGATAGTAGAAATCGGAGCGGTCCGGTTCAATCCCGAGGATAACCGCGAGATTGACACATTCAAGACCTTTGTCAATCCCGGGATGCCGATTCCCCAGGTGGTTATCAATATTCACGGCATTACCGACGAGATGGTCAAGAACGCGCCCCATGAAAAGGATGCCCTGCTGTCGTTTCTGGACTATATCGGCGATGCGCCGCTGATGGCCCATAATGTGGCCTTTGACGTGGGATTCTTTATGGCGGCCGTTTCTATGTATAAGATTAAACCGCCGGTTAATATGCTTCTTGACTCCTGCGAACTGTCCCGGATATGTTTTAAGAATGTGGAGAATCACAAGTTATCCACGCTGGGCAAGTGCCTGAATATCGAACAGAACGGCTACCACCGGGCCCTGGCCGATGCCATGGTGGTGATGAAGCTCTATAAGATGTGCCTAACCCGGCTGGACAATAAGATGACCGTCCAGGATATCGCTAACCGGACCACCAGCGGCCTGAAATTCTCGGACTATATCTTTGATAAGATAGAACTTCCGGATGATAAAATCGGACTAAAACAGGCCATAGACAAAGGCCGATCCGTTGAGATTAAATACCGCAATAACAAGGGCGACGAGACCCAGCGGGAGATAACGCCGTTTAATATCTATTCCTTTTCCGGTAAGACCTATGTCTCGGCCTATTGCCATAACTGTTCCGAGGACCGGCAGTTTCGCTTAGACCGTATTTTTGAGGTGAGTATAAAATAA
- a CDS encoding 4Fe-4S dicluster domain-containing protein — translation MIDKLKSRVKELLEAKTIGVFIGYEKGDNPALARPVMITAPDEASRLIYDDTCVAMLSKYLLKPEVKALDRRGVIASYSNLRAITGLIQEHQLTRNDVYIISTSTNDKITNLYDEVIEMSIKDYKSDDLDKKITEMMKLSPAERRAFWNKEFSKCIKCYACRQICPLCYCNRCIADKNQPQWIPTSPNPAGDFMWNLTRAYHLAGRCVDCGECERSCPVGIPLMLMNKMIYNNVKSNFGYEAGFDATVPPPLATYNPEDKENFII, via the coding sequence ATGATAGACAAACTCAAGTCACGGGTGAAGGAATTGCTGGAAGCCAAGACCATCGGTGTCTTTATCGGCTATGAAAAAGGCGATAACCCGGCACTGGCCCGGCCGGTGATGATTACCGCTCCTGACGAAGCCAGCCGCCTGATATACGACGATACCTGTGTGGCGATGCTCAGCAAATATCTGCTCAAGCCGGAGGTCAAGGCATTGGACCGGCGCGGCGTCATTGCCTCCTACTCAAACCTGCGGGCCATTACCGGACTGATTCAGGAACACCAACTCACCAGAAACGATGTCTATATCATCTCTACTTCAACCAATGATAAGATAACGAATCTTTATGACGAAGTAATCGAGATGTCAATCAAGGACTATAAATCAGACGACTTGGATAAGAAAATAACCGAAATGATGAAACTATCCCCGGCCGAACGCCGGGCCTTCTGGAACAAGGAATTCTCCAAGTGCATCAAGTGCTACGCCTGCCGGCAGATCTGCCCGCTGTGTTATTGCAACCGCTGTATTGCCGACAAGAACCAGCCCCAGTGGATACCCACCTCGCCTAATCCGGCCGGCGACTTTATGTGGAACCTGACCCGGGCTTACCATCTGGCCGGACGCTGTGTCGATTGCGGAGAATGCGAGCGGTCCTGCCCGGTCGGCATCCCCTTGATGCTTATGAATAAGATGATTTATAATAACGTTAAATCCAATTTCGGATACGAGGCCGGCTTTGATGCGACCGTGCCGCCGCCGTTGGCCACCTATAATCCGGAAGACAAGGAAAACTTTATCATATGA
- a CDS encoding electron transfer flavoprotein subunit alpha/FixB family protein produces the protein MQPILVFVEQANGQIKKTSLEAVSEARRQADVIKTEVVALVIAEKADAFIKDAGSYGANKVVAVEGADFKEYLTASYTRATLAVVNSVNPMAVLFSATPNGKDLAASVGAELKISVIQDCISLNYDNGAFVARRPIYAGKSIITVKALKTPVLVTLRPKVFPLGATASQTPSVEKLAVSLTADDKRVKLKEVVQSGQKKMELTEADIIVSGGRGMKAPENFKVIEELAGVLNAAVGASRAAVDSGWRPHTDQVGQTGKTVCPTLYVACGISGAIQHLAGMSSSKCIVAINKDPEAPIFKVANYGVVGDLFEVVPALCTELKKN, from the coding sequence ATGCAACCGATATTAGTTTTTGTAGAGCAGGCCAATGGTCAGATAAAGAAGACATCATTGGAAGCGGTTTCAGAGGCCAGGCGTCAGGCAGATGTTATCAAGACCGAGGTTGTTGCTCTGGTTATCGCCGAGAAGGCAGATGCGTTTATCAAGGATGCTGGTTCATACGGCGCTAATAAGGTCGTAGCAGTGGAAGGCGCTGATTTCAAGGAATATCTGACCGCCTCTTATACCCGGGCGACATTGGCTGTGGTCAATTCGGTAAATCCCATGGCTGTTTTATTCTCTGCCACGCCTAATGGCAAGGACCTGGCCGCAAGTGTCGGCGCAGAACTTAAGATATCGGTGATTCAGGATTGTATTTCACTCAATTATGACAATGGCGCATTTGTCGCCCGGCGGCCCATCTATGCCGGCAAGTCCATTATCACGGTCAAGGCGCTGAAGACACCGGTACTGGTGACACTCAGGCCCAAGGTATTCCCGTTGGGCGCAACGGCCAGCCAGACGCCGTCCGTGGAGAAATTGGCGGTTTCTTTAACGGCCGATGATAAGCGGGTCAAACTCAAGGAAGTGGTGCAGAGCGGTCAGAAGAAGATGGAACTGACCGAGGCGGATATCATTGTTTCCGGCGGCCGGGGTATGAAGGCGCCTGAGAATTTCAAGGTAATAGAAGAATTAGCCGGGGTGCTCAATGCGGCCGTAGGCGCATCGCGCGCGGCTGTGGATTCCGGCTGGAGACCGCATACAGACCAGGTCGGCCAGACCGGCAAAACCGTGTGTCCGACCCTCTATGTGGCCTGCGGGATTTCCGGCGCCATACAGCACCTGGCCGGGATGTCATCCTCAAAGTGCATTGTGGCTATCAACAAAGACCCGGAAGCGCCGATATTCAAGGTGGCTAATTACGGCGTGGTCGGGGATTTGTTTGAGGTGGTTCCGGCCCTGTGCACCGAGTTAAAGAAGAACTGA
- a CDS encoding CoB--CoM heterodisulfide reductase iron-sulfur subunit B family protein produces MKLGYYPGCALEGSSKDYSMSLERVFKEIGVELEPIQDWNCCGASAAHSTNHKLALALPARNLALAKEQELTELFAPCPFCSKTLINTNQDILDNKYKVENGNYDGKIKVINSVDIFTRLMDKIQPKVNQERLKDLKVACYYGCLLVRPPKLLKYDDPEQPTSMDEVVKKLGAQTVDWEFKIECCGGGFTVCNEDAVLELSNKILEDAQENGAQAIIVACQMCQINLDMRQTAIEKKYNVSYNMPIIYLPQLIGLAMGIEPKELGLNMHFVPTEGVTVQAQNNPV; encoded by the coding sequence ATGAAATTAGGTTATTATCCCGGTTGCGCGCTGGAAGGCAGTTCCAAGGACTATTCGATGTCCTTAGAACGTGTATTCAAGGAAATCGGCGTGGAGTTGGAGCCGATTCAGGACTGGAACTGCTGCGGCGCCTCGGCGGCCCATTCTACCAACCATAAACTGGCCCTGGCCCTGCCCGCCCGAAACCTGGCCCTTGCTAAGGAGCAGGAACTAACCGAACTATTTGCACCGTGTCCGTTCTGTTCCAAAACGCTTATCAATACAAACCAGGATATACTGGATAACAAATATAAGGTGGAAAACGGAAACTATGACGGTAAAATTAAGGTCATCAACAGCGTGGACATCTTCACCCGGCTGATGGATAAGATTCAACCCAAGGTAAATCAGGAGCGGCTCAAAGACCTCAAGGTCGCCTGCTATTACGGATGCCTGCTGGTCCGCCCGCCCAAGCTCCTCAAATACGACGACCCGGAACAGCCGACCTCTATGGATGAGGTGGTTAAGAAATTAGGCGCTCAAACCGTGGATTGGGAATTCAAGATAGAATGCTGCGGCGGCGGATTCACGGTCTGCAACGAGGATGCGGTGCTGGAATTAAGCAATAAGATTCTGGAAGACGCCCAGGAGAACGGAGCCCAGGCCATCATCGTGGCCTGCCAGATGTGCCAGATTAACCTGGATATGAGGCAAACAGCGATCGAGAAGAAATACAACGTCAGTTATAATATGCCCATTATATATCTGCCCCAGTTAATCGGATTGGCCATGGGCATTGAACCCAAGGAACTGGGATTGAACATGCACTTTGTGCCGACGGAAGGTGTCACCGTACAGGCGCAGAATAATCCTGTATAA
- a CDS encoding 4Fe-4S dicluster domain-containing protein, whose amino-acid sequence MLISQNNLKALIEALIKDKRTVIAPVKEGKDSAYKAITSFAEVNLDMPFPTKSTKEYFFADSEPILNYSFPKKGKISITEPPEPKELILFGMRPCEAVSYPIMDKVFTWDYNDEFYLKRRQKNIIITLACEKCDEFCFCTSVGITPQTTEGSDIFLQKTTKGNYLVKPISDKGKNLANQYKTLFTDTNETPIEYKGPDQKFDLSKIKPWLAKNFEHPIWAKITLPCIGCGACTYLCPTCHCFDIIDEGTPKGGQRCKNWDACQFGMFTVHASGHNPRDMQSKRFRQRIEHKFNYYPDKFDRTLCVGCGRCVRHCPADMSLLNVLIQINKLATEAQSTQSK is encoded by the coding sequence ATGTTGATAAGCCAGAATAATCTGAAGGCGTTAATTGAAGCGCTGATAAAGGACAAGCGAACTGTTATTGCCCCGGTAAAAGAAGGCAAGGATTCGGCCTATAAGGCCATCACCTCATTTGCCGAAGTCAATCTGGACATGCCCTTCCCGACCAAATCCACCAAGGAATACTTCTTCGCGGACAGCGAGCCGATTCTGAACTATTCATTCCCTAAAAAAGGCAAGATTAGCATAACCGAGCCGCCCGAACCCAAGGAACTAATCCTGTTCGGCATGCGGCCCTGCGAGGCCGTCTCCTATCCGATTATGGACAAGGTCTTTACCTGGGACTATAACGACGAATTCTATCTCAAGCGCCGCCAGAAGAATATTATCATCACCTTGGCCTGCGAGAAGTGCGACGAATTCTGCTTCTGCACCAGCGTGGGTATCACGCCCCAGACCACCGAAGGCAGCGATATCTTTCTACAGAAAACTACCAAAGGAAACTATCTGGTTAAACCCATCAGCGATAAAGGCAAGAATCTGGCTAACCAATATAAAACACTCTTTACTGATACTAACGAAACTCCTATCGAATACAAAGGGCCGGACCAGAAGTTCGACCTGTCCAAAATTAAGCCCTGGCTGGCCAAGAACTTCGAGCATCCGATCTGGGCCAAAATCACCCTGCCCTGCATCGGCTGCGGTGCCTGCACCTATCTCTGCCCGACCTGCCACTGCTTTGATATCATTGACGAAGGCACGCCCAAGGGTGGCCAGCGCTGCAAGAACTGGGATGCCTGCCAGTTTGGCATGTTCACGGTCCACGCCTCGGGCCATAACCCGCGCGATATGCAGTCAAAGCGATTCCGGCAGCGCATCGAACACAAATTCAATTATTATCCCGATAAATTCGACCGGACGCTCTGTGTCGGTTGCGGGCGGTGTGTCCGCCACTGCCCGGCTGATATGAGCTTACTGAACGTGTTAATACAGATAAATAAATTAGCCACAGAGGCACAGAGCACACAGAGTAAATAA
- a CDS encoding electron transfer flavoprotein subunit beta/FixA family protein translates to MNIITCIKRVPSTETNVRVGSDGKSLETSGVEYILSPFDEIALEESLRVKEKLIAAEQSGVPANVGSDVTAITVGTPDAATTLRTCLAMGADKAVHIKDADAYKRDPFAVASALASVIKTMPYNLILCGKQAVDDDNSQVGAMLARLLNIPFVSLITKLEISGTNALVQREISGGYEVLEVTLPAVLTAQKGLNEPRYPSLKGIMGAKKKPLEEKTATFDSATIETIKMEYPPSRPAGRVVGKGVEAVPELVKLLKEEAKII, encoded by the coding sequence GTGAATATCATCACTTGCATAAAGCGGGTCCCATCCACCGAAACCAATGTCCGGGTCGGCTCAGACGGTAAATCATTAGAGACCAGCGGCGTGGAATATATTCTCAGTCCGTTTGACGAGATTGCTTTGGAAGAGTCGCTCCGGGTAAAGGAAAAACTGATTGCCGCGGAGCAAAGCGGAGTCCCGGCGAATGTCGGGAGCGATGTCACGGCAATTACCGTGGGCACTCCGGATGCGGCCACAACCCTGCGCACCTGTCTGGCTATGGGGGCTGATAAGGCCGTGCATATCAAGGATGCAGACGCATATAAGAGAGACCCGTTTGCCGTTGCCTCAGCGTTGGCTTCAGTGATTAAGACCATGCCTTATAACCTGATTCTCTGCGGCAAGCAGGCCGTGGATGATGATAATTCCCAGGTCGGCGCCATGCTGGCCCGGTTATTGAATATTCCGTTCGTCAGCTTGATTACCAAGCTGGAAATCTCAGGTACAAATGCTTTGGTCCAGCGCGAGATTAGCGGCGGCTACGAGGTTTTAGAGGTGACTCTGCCGGCCGTGCTGACGGCCCAAAAGGGACTGAATGAGCCGCGTTATCCGTCACTCAAGGGTATTATGGGCGCCAAGAAGAAACCGCTGGAGGAAAAGACCGCCACATTTGACAGTGCCACCATTGAAACAATCAAGATGGAATACCCGCCTTCCCGGCCGGCCGGCCGGGTGGTCGGAAAGGGTGTTGAGGCGGTTCCGGAGTTGGTTAAGTTACTCAAAGAAGAAGCAAAAATCATTTAG
- a CDS encoding 4Fe-4S dicluster domain-containing protein, producing MKTLRLKNNLQQFVDEIDKISGINLRDCYQCGKCSAGCPMVMQMDYPPSKLIRHIQLGEREQVLTSSTIWVCVSCLTCSTRCPKDVEIAGLMDVCRELSIKEGLATREQRKIQQFHKSFLETIRSNGRLYEVMLIAKYKLRALALFQDVAKTPKMLLTGKLKLLPHKIENVEAINKIFEECDK from the coding sequence ATGAAGACGTTGCGACTTAAAAATAATCTCCAGCAGTTTGTTGATGAGATTGACAAGATATCAGGTATCAACCTGCGGGACTGCTACCAGTGCGGTAAATGCTCGGCCGGTTGCCCGATGGTCATGCAGATGGACTACCCGCCCAGTAAACTCATCCGCCATATCCAATTAGGCGAACGGGAACAGGTCTTGACCTCGTCAACCATCTGGGTCTGCGTCAGTTGCCTGACCTGTTCTACCCGCTGTCCTAAAGATGTCGAGATTGCCGGTCTGATGGATGTCTGCCGGGAATTATCCATCAAGGAAGGCCTGGCCACCAGGGAACAGCGCAAGATTCAGCAGTTCCATAAGTCATTCCTGGAGACCATCCGCTCCAACGGTCGGTTATATGAGGTGATGTTGATAGCCAAATATAAATTGCGCGCATTGGCCCTATTCCAGGACGTTGCCAAGACCCCCAAGATGCTATTAACCGGCAAACTCAAACTGTTGCCGCATAAGATAGAGAATGTCGAAGCGATAAATAAGATATTCGAGGAATGCGATAAATGA
- a CDS encoding HEAT repeat domain-containing protein, giving the protein MLKYLLSILFILGISSPVYACGMCIDEQVVWYFPFAILVVPLYLLWLLTLTVSRIFIHKSDTGEGVYTAYPESRDIRKGWILFLLCILISILTCGSFFASGLALSFIWGWYLIKQIIRWYTTKSPHKKGHIFIWLHSITIFLIISVGISLFVYLRTYEGLLLQFKNGQPSSPAAPIIAQYPDKLVKSLDELDGWAKERAIRLLAKNPENKKFAPEIAKCLNDKDLSVRKEVIKALDKFGVVETYIDTIAKLLSDDNSYPHIRGDVAEMLAKYGAKQYTKDIAKLLKDDNYLTRIQAIRALDKLDAREYTQEIEKLINDGDSWVRNQAIETFNKWKSQKSE; this is encoded by the coding sequence ATGCTTAAATATCTCTTATCTATCTTATTTATATTAGGCATCTCTTCACCGGTTTATGCCTGCGGTATGTGTATTGATGAACAAGTTGTGTGGTATTTCCCATTTGCAATACTTGTAGTGCCACTTTACCTCTTATGGCTTCTTACCCTGACCGTATCAAGAATATTTATCCACAAATCGGATACTGGTGAAGGAGTTTACACAGCCTATCCTGAGAGTCGCGACATACGAAAAGGATGGATTCTCTTTCTCCTTTGTATTCTAATCTCTATACTGACTTGTGGAAGTTTTTTTGCTTCCGGATTAGCCCTCTCTTTTATCTGGGGGTGGTATCTGATAAAACAGATAATAAGGTGGTATACAACCAAATCTCCGCATAAAAAAGGTCATATATTCATCTGGTTACACAGTATAACCATATTTTTGATTATCAGTGTCGGAATATCTCTCTTCGTCTATTTACGCACTTATGAAGGTCTCTTATTACAATTCAAAAACGGCCAGCCATCATCCCCTGCTGCTCCCATAATTGCCCAATATCCTGATAAATTGGTTAAATCGCTTGATGAATTAGATGGATGGGCTAAGGAGCGCGCTATACGTTTATTAGCAAAGAATCCTGAGAATAAGAAATTTGCCCCTGAGATTGCTAAATGTCTTAACGATAAAGACCTTTCTGTTCGCAAGGAAGTTATTAAAGCACTTGATAAGTTTGGGGTTGTTGAAACCTATATTGATACTATCGCAAAACTACTTAGTGATGACAACTCTTATCCCCATATTCGTGGTGACGTTGCCGAGATGTTAGCCAAATATGGAGCAAAACAATACACTAAAGACATAGCGAAACTTCTTAAGGATGATAATTACTTAACCCGTATCCAAGCCATCAGGGCGCTTGATAAACTTGATGCCAGAGAATATACCCAGGAAATAGAGAAATTAATCAATGATGGCGATTCGTGGGTCAGGAATCAGGCAATAGAAACCTTTAATAAATGGAAATCTCAGAAATCAGAGTAA